Genomic segment of Nilaparvata lugens isolate BPH chromosome 6, ASM1435652v1, whole genome shotgun sequence:
GCTTTTGATCTCGGATCGTTAATCAACGTGTAGGTTTGACGAGCGTCAAATTTGATTGACCGTGCGATTGTGCGCCatgtttgttcaaataattacCGCGAAAGTTGACGGACGAGTCTTTCAAAATGGCGCGTTTTTTAATTGACTAGTCATTTTTGGCTTGGACACGCACGTTCCACTGATTGATTTGTATCAATTTTGGTTTTAGGTCTGTATCAATTTGATCTCAGTTCtttatcaatttgattttaGTTCTGTATCAATTTGAGTTCAGTTCTGTATCAATTTGATCTTAGTTCTGTATCAATTTGATTTTAGTTCTGTATCAATTTGATCTCAGTTCTGCATCAATTTTATTCCAGTTCTGTATCGATTTGATCTCACGTACGTATCAGTTtaagttttgtatcaatttgATTTCAGTTCTGTATCGATTTGATATCAGTTCTGTATCAATTTGATCTCAATTCTGATTCAATTTGATCTCAGTTCTGTATCAGTTTGATCCCAATTCTGTATCAATTCTATTTCAGTTCTGTATCAATTAGATCTCAGTCTGTATCAATTTGATCCCaattctgtatcaatttgatCTCAGTACCGTATCAATTTGATCTCAGTACTGTATCAATTTGATTTCAGTTctctatcaatatttttgatacaAGATCCACTTTCATAGTAACTCAATTGAGGAAAAGTCTAACAATCACTGGCTTTCCACAAGTTTTGACCAAGGTAATAATTAGAatacactagcaggtaacccgtgcttctaattgaaaacttgacaaactgaaaacttgacctactggaataTTAAAGAGTTAggactataaccatcctcggtaaattaggaatctatatgtaaaatttaaattttcagtcgagtagttcagacgtgatgatgcgtcattcgtgaatttcctatcccatacgtgtgcAAGCCAAATTCCCTTTATTATATCACATATATTTGAAGATTAGTTGAGGCTCGTTGGAAATACAAACATAGCCTACAAAGATTTAAATAtctgactatagtgaggtccacattataatggcagtgtttaattagcaatggtattgctgtacttatctatcattcgacagagcggatagcgctagctctttctcgctctgctctgttgccggatcgtcttttaacaatgtagaattaacaattaattgacaaaatatttcatcttagttataaaaattcatcatgaaataattgaaaaatataattgattattttaaacgagaatgaacagttaatattaaatcaatgaACCTGAATCAGGTACCGTCTATAGAATgcattaacaagacagaggatcggcaactttgttctgctatcttacttcactgccattataacgtggacctcgctatagacCCTTCTCTGCAGGAATATTTTCCCTGTGTTATGAATATTAGGCCTTCTCCTTTCTCTAAAGCAATTATTAAAGTTTCAAGGTCATCAAGATTCAGAAAAagtataattgaatgaatatagcataataatattatacattatcaaatattatacaaaataataattaaataaataattcaagttaTATTGGTTCAATCAGATGATTGGCAAGTGATAAGAAGAAACCAAACATGAAAAACTGATCAAATCAGTGTATTGAGAAACGTCAAGCtgcatcattcaaaaatatggaaaaatttGTAGTTTTGTGAAATTCTTGTAACGAAATTTGTTGAAGATGTATAAAGGAAATAGATATGGACCACCACCACCTCCCAAGCCCAAAGGAATTGCCGAAATTTGCACCGAAGATGTCAACGAAAGAAGACGGGAAACTCTTATGAAAGTTTTGAATCTCACAAGAAGTCTGAATCTCAAGTATGTTTTCTTTCATGATTTAATGTCTTTATCTGACTCTAGTTCAAGTTACATAATATGGGAATACTTCACTTTGCATATTTACATCTAACTGAactttggaatatttttttgaagttaaTTGCATTTTATGAACAGTCTTTCAgactttcaaatttttaaattaatttattttcactgaATACACTAAATAcactttattttaataacaataacgccgtttaatttttctaattttgtgctcaaaataacatacttaatcgatcccaaccaaaaatttgatgaaaggtattttggcactggacgtacacttagccaaaaattttattaaaagtaaGAATTTCCACAGGTTAAAATCAATCGTGAACTGAGGCCGCGACAACACCGCATTTGCCAACTGAGTTTCCAAAATATTGCGGCAATTCGATGGCACTTTCTTTAAAACTGAAGCACATAGCCACATTTTGTCAACTCGTGGAAATATTTGTTTGcaacaaaatttttgtttcctACTAAGTATGGGGAATGAAACACTAAGAAAGTTGATAACAGTTTGTTCCCTCTACGTCAACTACGCTCTCCAGACAATTTTTTTGGCAACAAGTTTCCCATTATGGTTCTCTACATTTCGGAACAGCAAATTGGTATTTAACAAGAAGGATGAAACCTACTTGTAGAAAATTGTTTCGTGGgtaacattttgttgatttgTAAACTCACCTTGGAATCATTTGAAACTGCTGtatttaattgattaaaaacaaaaaatatagtttatatttttaaattgaatattgttgtaGAGTTTCTATTTATTAATGCTGGTACCTTATTTCACCAATAATCGTCCCTGATATCTCTGCAAATATATACAACTTTACATAAGGTTCTAGAATTTCCAGAAACTCCTATCTAGAATATCTCTAGTTTGTATAAGATGAGTTGAAACTTGAAGTGAATATCCGTGTTGCCAATTGTGTCCATCTTTTCATGCAAACCCATAATATCACTGcataatatattcaaatttacgACTCTGCATCGACTGTGTTGTCAATTGATTACATTCTGTCATATAGGCTTGaatgaaaagattgaaatttggcaacatggatattttcttagtctcaactcattttatacagactagagtggtcgccaaacagtcgatcgcgagctaccggtagctcgtggtgTAGTTTTTGGAAGCACACAGAAATGCTTGGGTTGGCAAccaatatttggcctcaagtgcccaaagaaaaatattcgaatattattcaagttgcattttgtattgtaaattttctatttttagttTTATCTCTATATACCttttatttatcataatgtaAGTATTTCATCCTTGTTTTCATCTCATGGGCAACCGTAGCagaaaaaaagtattttttttttgttatgatTTATTATGCGAAGTTTCTTTATAGAGCGGAGCGACCTTACTTCTCTGAGTATTTTCAGTGTTTTATTAGGAGTAGCACACCCCAATTGGGCTTATGCCTAGGGTTGTCCacttttattttacatttttatatattattttgttatttttgtgaaataaatgaattgattaatttataaagttgcattgagtttgaaagctatgttcagcTCTATCTACTTGTGTaaagcatctttttcaagtatgaaattcatgaaaaatctatatatgaatagactgactgatgaacaactgcatcagaatgtcGGCTACAACATATACTACAAAGAAAATATTTGATGACcaaaagagttccactgctctcattgaaatgtacatttcaacttttgttatacgtTTTGCcatgagataagtagatttcaacaatAGAAATGTATCTTAATAGGCAATAAAAGTGTGGAAATTTCATTTCGCGTACCGTACTTTCTTCAGTCTAATATcttttggtagctcactagaagatttatgaATGCTATTGAAGCTACAtgctcataagtttggcgaccagACTAGATAGATCTAGTAGATTTCAGAATCTTCTGAAtctcttgtattattttttccagtaatttgttcaataattttctatttgtatttcattctcTACCATAGGCAAACAAACAATGTAACCAGAAAACAGTTTGTCTATCCTTTGGACGGTTCTTCTTCGAATCACCAAGGAATGCGGAGAGGAGggagaggagtaggaggaggaggaagagagaacaATCAGGAACAAAGGACAAGAAGATTTGTAAATCCTGCTTTGAGCAGTCGTGGTCCTGCCCTATGTCCTTCCACCGCTTACATTACAATGATGAAACTCTGCGATCGGCTTGAAAACGACATCAAAAATGAGCAGGCTGCAAAAAACACGAAAGAATAATAGCTGAAATATGGAAATTCAACAATGGAACATTGAGAACTAatcaaaaaatcacaaaaaacttTCATAAACTCAAATAGTTTTCCACAAATGAGAGTAGAATCTCTGTCATACAATGATGACTTGTTAGAAGTAGTAGGATGGATATTGAAACAAATAGTACAAAACAACATCAAACCTAGATGATGAAAACAAAATTGGTGAAAAGTATtcttcaaatattattgaaaactattAATATGAATTGAACATAGATACATACATCCACTTCGTGAATACAAATTCGAAAAAACaatatcattgaaattgaaattgaaaataatcaaaaataatgttttctgtGACAATTGTTTTGCGGTCTTATGACAAGCGTCAGAGTGAAACACAACAGTCTATCACCACAATTTTACCATCTAAATTGCAAGTTAAATAAATTCAAGGTTTTATTTCAAGGTCATGAACACGTTACCTTGACCTTGCATGAGACCgcttatttgaaaatgaaaaataaatttatttttccaaaaaaatattacaaagagAGGCAATAAGATATTTTGTCTTCATGTAGTCCTTTCTCCCGTGTATTTTTCGAGAATTTACAACAAATAATGTATCTGGAATACAAGCGAAACAAAGATGAATCAAATTAGTGAAGATCTTTCAAGAAttttgtgattaatttcattcaaaatgtattCGAGAGAACAAGTGTTGCAATAACAGGGAACATAACtacattataaatttttaagagTGTTTTTAGAATCaccaatattataaattataagtataTTCTGGAATAAATAGTGTATTTTTCTAGTGGATTTTGACTTTAATCCATCTTCTTAATGGTTGATTGTTTTTGTTATCATTTAcagttctttttcttctgcttcttttaaatatatgaagaagaagaagaagaagaatctacAGTTATGGAATTGGGTTTTGGTTCTCAATGTTAAAACGTGATCAAGTTATaccaaagagaaaagatagcataagacgATATTTCATGGCATAGGTCGTTCATGATCCAAATTTCAAACCGAtgttttgttaactcaagccgattactgtcgactactatcTATTTATACAGTTTtggccgggtaagagtgtaagaacggcacagtatgagcgactaccagcgtcacatagcttcaagaAAAATAAGTATTAGGACTATAGGCtagagttaacagtgaaatttggaccataaacgccctataccatgggatatcttatcatgctatctttactctatggtagttcagacatgatggaAATctggaattttgaagaattcaaaataggactataaccatcctcggtaaattaagaatcaatatgcaaaatttcaagttaatcagttgagtagttcagacgtgatgatgcataaTTTTTTGAGAATTCTCCATCCCTTACATGTATGTAAATGCCAATTCTACtctttattatatcaatattggggaccgagcttcgctctggagtacaaaagcataaaaaatgtattacgaaagaagaaattataataacattcatacagaaatgttctatctaatcacagtaaatcgatattgattcccagaggaatgcaaaaattctcctcacaaaggcccagttgcacaaaagcggttgaattttaatcctgattgacttcacgtgaaccaaatcagagaagaccatttcaaaaagatggatctactggagttaatcaggattgaaaataacccagcttttttgcaactggcactaagtacccgattgaatgattacaaaagttcaacagctgagtcataattttgacacagtcctacacacatgaactcgctcactcacttccatcaccaacagacgtcaaaataactattatcagctgcttttccaatgatgaataataattatccttttaatgtccttcagcgagttttcccagggatgagacctagtgcaatcgaatctttatattataaacctactatgttctgaattccgagagaatcgttggagccgttttcgagatccggtgaaatacaaacatataaacatctaaacacccaaacatctaaacatccaaacatctaaatatctaaacatataaacagaagttgctcgtttgatagtataggatagaAAATATACCTCTCTATAAAAATAGTAGCCTATTTCTACACACATACTAGTATCAGTCTTATTGAGCAAGTTTGTTTA
This window contains:
- the LOC111054657 gene encoding uncharacterized protein LOC111054657, whose amino-acid sequence is MYKGNRYGPPPPPKPKGIAEICTEDVNERRRETLMKVLNLTRSLNLKQTNNVTRKQFVYPLDGSSSNHQGMRRGGRGVGGGGRENNQEQRTRRFVNPALSSRGPALCPSTAYITMMKLCDRLENDIKNEQAAKNTKE